The Geothermobacter ehrlichii genome has a segment encoding these proteins:
- the phoU gene encoding phosphate signaling complex protein PhoU: MTVHMLRELDKLKRMILVLAALVEESVQYSVLALRKRDAELARKVVAMGDQVNEMEVDLEEECLKILALYQPVAVDLRYIVAVLKINNDLERINDLAGNLAERALTLMDEPPVEPPFDVQAMGEIVQRMLKKTLDALVNMDQKEALEVIELDDEVDRYHRESFARTKERIRLQPGELDGLINYLSISRYLERIADLTTNVAEDVVYMIEGKIIRHHNTA; the protein is encoded by the coding sequence ATGACCGTTCACATGCTGAGAGAACTGGACAAACTGAAGCGGATGATCCTGGTGCTGGCGGCGCTGGTCGAGGAGAGCGTGCAGTACAGCGTCCTCGCCCTGCGGAAGCGGGATGCCGAGCTGGCGCGCAAGGTGGTGGCGATGGGCGATCAGGTCAACGAGATGGAGGTCGACCTGGAAGAGGAGTGCCTGAAGATTCTCGCCCTCTACCAGCCGGTGGCGGTCGACCTGCGCTACATCGTCGCCGTGCTGAAGATCAACAACGATCTGGAGCGCATCAACGACCTGGCCGGCAACCTGGCCGAGCGGGCCCTGACCCTGATGGACGAGCCGCCGGTCGAGCCGCCTTTCGACGTGCAGGCCATGGGCGAGATCGTGCAGCGCATGCTGAAGAAGACCCTCGATGCCCTGGTCAACATGGACCAGAAGGAGGCCCTTGAGGTCATCGAACTCGACGACGAGGTCGACCGCTACCACCGGGAGAGTTTCGCCCGCACCAAGGAGCGCATCCGGCTGCAGCCCGGAGAACTCGACGGGCTGATCAACTACCTGTCGATCTCCCGCTACCTGGAGCGGATCGCCGATCTGACCACCAATGTCGCCGAGGATGTGGTGTATATGATTGAAGGGAAAATCATCCGCCACCACAATACTGCGTAG
- the pstC gene encoding phosphate ABC transporter permease subunit PstC, whose amino-acid sequence MRTDRRIDWDPLFRSLTLGGGLVLMLVVVAIFWELWQGSQLSLQKFGWSFLFTETWDPVSETFGAASTIYGTLLSTCIAMVLAVPLSLAIALFLVELAPPRLAAAVGAGIELLAAIPSIIYGMWGLFVFAPFMAEKVQPLLAKIPGPFFTGPPMGIGMLSAGIILALMILPFITSVTRDIFRMVPAVVKESAYGMGSTTWEVTRKVTIPYGIQGIVGACFLGLGRAIGETMAVTFVIGNRHEISASLFAAGNSIASTLANEFTEASEEIYLSSLVELGLVLFGLTLLLQLLAQWWLKRTRRRMGGGL is encoded by the coding sequence ATGCGAACCGATCGTCGGATTGACTGGGATCCTTTGTTTCGCAGCCTGACCCTCGGCGGCGGGCTGGTCCTGATGCTGGTGGTTGTCGCCATCTTCTGGGAGCTCTGGCAGGGTTCGCAGCTCTCGCTGCAGAAGTTCGGCTGGTCGTTCCTGTTCACCGAAACCTGGGACCCGGTCAGCGAAACCTTCGGCGCCGCCAGCACCATCTACGGCACCCTGCTCTCCACCTGCATCGCCATGGTGCTGGCGGTTCCCCTGAGCCTGGCCATCGCCCTGTTCCTGGTGGAGCTGGCGCCGCCACGGCTGGCGGCGGCTGTCGGCGCGGGAATCGAACTGCTGGCCGCTATCCCGAGCATCATTTACGGCATGTGGGGGCTGTTTGTTTTCGCTCCGTTCATGGCCGAAAAGGTGCAGCCGCTGCTGGCGAAGATTCCCGGTCCCTTTTTCACCGGACCGCCGATGGGGATCGGCATGCTCAGCGCCGGCATTATTCTGGCGCTGATGATTCTGCCCTTCATCACCTCGGTGACCCGCGACATCTTCCGGATGGTGCCGGCGGTGGTCAAGGAGTCGGCCTACGGCATGGGCTCGACCACCTGGGAGGTGACCCGCAAGGTGACCATTCCCTACGGCATCCAGGGGATTGTCGGCGCCTGTTTTCTCGGCCTGGGCCGGGCCATCGGCGAGACCATGGCGGTCACCTTCGTGATCGGCAACCGGCACGAGATTTCCGCCAGCCTGTTCGCCGCCGGCAACAGCATCGCCTCGACCCTGGCCAATGAATTCACCGAGGCATCGGAAGAGATTTACCTCAGTTCGCTGGTCGAGCTCGGGCTGGTGTTGTTCGGCCTGACCCTGCTGCTGCAGCTGCTGGCCCAGTGGTGGCTGAAGCGCACCCGGCGCAGAATGGGAGGTGGGCTGTGA
- the pstS gene encoding phosphate ABC transporter substrate-binding protein PstS: MKQMKRMMQQIWRVVPMALVLTLAVGVVPALAKSRTINGAGATFPFPVYSQWAYQYYREARVRLNYQSIGSGGGIRQIKAETVDFGASDAPLKPVDLEAAGLLQFPMIMGGVVPVVNISGVAAGELKLSGQLLADIFQGRITKWNDARIQAENPGLKLPDQAITVVHRSDGSGTTWIFTNYLTKVSPSWAEKIGNNKAVNWPVGVGGKGNEGVASYVQRVKGSVGYVEYAYALQNRMSYVLLKNSAGNYVAPTSKTFQAAAAGADWEHAEGYYLVLTDQPGEKSWPITGASFILMHKNQKNADKAKAVLAFFDWCYKNGAEIAERLDYVPMPAKVVEMVEKTWREQIRAGGKPVWK, translated from the coding sequence ATGAAACAGATGAAGCGGATGATGCAGCAGATCTGGCGGGTCGTGCCGATGGCCCTGGTTTTGACCCTGGCGGTCGGTGTCGTTCCGGCCCTGGCCAAGTCCCGCACCATCAACGGGGCCGGCGCCACCTTCCCCTTCCCTGTCTATTCACAGTGGGCTTACCAGTATTACCGCGAGGCCAGGGTTCGCCTCAACTACCAGTCGATCGGCTCCGGCGGCGGCATCCGCCAGATCAAGGCCGAAACGGTCGATTTCGGTGCTTCCGATGCGCCGCTCAAACCGGTCGATCTCGAGGCTGCCGGGTTGCTGCAGTTTCCGATGATCATGGGTGGCGTGGTGCCGGTGGTCAATATCTCCGGAGTTGCCGCCGGCGAACTGAAGCTCTCCGGCCAGCTGCTGGCCGATATCTTCCAGGGCAGGATCACCAAGTGGAACGACGCCCGCATTCAGGCGGAGAATCCGGGGCTGAAGCTGCCCGACCAGGCGATCACCGTGGTGCATCGCAGTGACGGTTCCGGCACCACCTGGATTTTTACCAACTACCTGACCAAGGTCTCGCCGTCCTGGGCCGAGAAGATCGGCAACAACAAGGCGGTGAACTGGCCGGTCGGGGTCGGCGGCAAGGGGAACGAGGGGGTCGCCTCCTATGTCCAGCGGGTCAAAGGCTCCGTCGGCTATGTCGAATACGCCTATGCGCTGCAGAACAGGATGAGTTACGTGCTGCTGAAGAACAGCGCCGGCAACTATGTCGCGCCGACCAGTAAAACCTTCCAGGCGGCCGCCGCCGGCGCCGACTGGGAGCACGCCGAGGGCTACTACCTGGTGCTGACCGATCAGCCGGGCGAAAAGAGCTGGCCGATTACTGGTGCCTCCTTCATCCTGATGCACAAGAACCAGAAGAATGCGGACAAGGCCAAAGCGGTCCTCGCCTTCTTCGACTGGTGCTACAAGAACGGCGCCGAGATTGCCGAGCGGCTTGATTATGTGCCGATGCCGGCCAAGGTGGTCGAGATGGTTGAAAAGACCTGGCGTGAGCAGATCAGGGCCGGCGGCAAGCCGGTCTGGAAATAG
- the pstA gene encoding phosphate ABC transporter permease PstA, protein MRGRSLAGRKLVDTLVRIASALAALLGLCVLGWILYVILSRGIGAINWEFFTELPAPPGMNGGGLANAIVGTLLITLLASLIGIPLGLLAGIYLAEFGGRSRLAESIRFCSNLLMGTPSIIVGVFVYGLIVVPLGDFSAWAGAIALAIIMLPVVARTTEEMLSLVPNSLREAALGLGTPRWRTTLQILFKAAGSGLVTGILLAVARVSGETAPLLFTALNSPFWFESLNEPIGNLTVTIFNYAMSPYADWQAKAWGASLLITLGVLGATLLARTTLWLRRK, encoded by the coding sequence GTGAGAGGGCGTTCCCTGGCCGGCCGCAAGCTGGTCGATACCCTGGTTCGGATCGCCTCGGCCCTGGCGGCCCTGCTCGGGCTCTGCGTGCTGGGCTGGATTCTGTACGTCATCCTGTCGCGCGGTATCGGCGCCATCAACTGGGAGTTCTTCACCGAGCTACCGGCACCGCCGGGCATGAATGGCGGCGGTCTGGCCAACGCCATTGTCGGCACCTTGCTGATCACCCTGCTGGCGAGCCTGATCGGCATTCCCCTGGGACTGCTGGCCGGCATCTACCTGGCCGAGTTCGGCGGTCGGTCGCGGCTGGCCGAGAGCATCCGCTTCTGCAGCAACCTGCTGATGGGAACCCCCTCGATCATTGTCGGGGTCTTTGTCTACGGGCTGATCGTGGTGCCGCTGGGGGATTTTTCCGCCTGGGCGGGGGCGATCGCCCTGGCGATCATCATGCTGCCGGTGGTGGCCCGCACCACCGAGGAGATGCTCAGCCTGGTCCCCAACAGCCTGCGCGAGGCGGCCCTCGGACTGGGCACGCCGCGCTGGCGGACCACTTTGCAGATCCTGTTCAAGGCCGCCGGCAGCGGCCTGGTTACCGGGATTCTGCTGGCGGTCGCCCGGGTCAGCGGCGAAACCGCGCCGCTGCTGTTCACGGCGCTGAACAGCCCCTTCTGGTTCGAATCGCTGAACGAGCCGATCGGCAACTTGACCGTGACCATTTTCAACTACGCCATGAGCCCCTACGCCGACTGGCAGGCCAAGGCCTGGGGCGCTTCGCTGCTGATAACCCTCGGCGTGCTGGGGGCGACCCTGTTGGCCCGCACCACGCTCTGGCTGAGGAGAAAGTAA
- the pstB gene encoding phosphate ABC transporter ATP-binding protein PstB — protein sequence MNSLSEPQNATTFSTAGEQAGRHDAAAAPVGKDVKISARKLSFFYGSQQALFDNDLDVMAGRVTAIIGPSGCGKSTHLRIYNRIFELYKGQRASGELLLDGENVLDAGVDVLELRRRIGMIFQKPTPFPMSVFDNVAYGLKLHYRMPRSEMQDRVEQALKAAALWDEVRDKLDSPGTALSGGQQQRLCIARAIAVEPEVLLMDEPTSAIDPVATARIEDLIGELRGRYTIVIVTHNMQQAARISDFTAFFYQGRIVEYGETEMMFTKPKVKQTEDYITGRFG from the coding sequence ATGAACAGCCTGTCCGAACCGCAGAACGCAACAACCTTTTCGACAGCCGGGGAGCAGGCCGGACGGCATGATGCCGCAGCCGCCCCCGTCGGGAAAGACGTGAAGATTTCGGCGCGCAAGCTCAGTTTTTTCTACGGCAGCCAGCAGGCGCTGTTCGACAACGACCTCGACGTCATGGCCGGCAGGGTCACGGCCATCATCGGTCCGTCCGGCTGCGGCAAATCGACCCATCTGCGCATCTACAACCGCATCTTCGAGCTCTACAAGGGGCAGCGGGCCAGTGGGGAGCTGCTGCTCGACGGCGAAAACGTTCTCGATGCCGGGGTGGACGTGCTCGAGCTGCGGCGGCGCATCGGCATGATCTTCCAGAAGCCGACGCCGTTTCCGATGAGCGTCTTCGACAATGTCGCCTACGGCCTGAAGCTGCACTACCGGATGCCGCGCAGCGAGATGCAGGATCGGGTGGAGCAGGCGCTGAAGGCGGCCGCTCTCTGGGACGAGGTGCGGGACAAGCTCGACAGCCCGGGAACGGCCCTTTCCGGCGGCCAGCAGCAGCGGCTCTGCATCGCCCGGGCGATCGCCGTCGAGCCGGAAGTGCTGCTGATGGACGAGCCGACCTCGGCCATCGACCCGGTGGCCACGGCCAGGATCGAGGATCTGATCGGCGAGCTGCGCGGCCGCTACACCATCGTCATCGTCACCCACAACATGCAGCAGGCGGCGCGCATTTCCGATTTTACCGCCTTTTTCTACCAGGGACGAATCGTCGAGTACGGCGAGACCGAGATGATGTTCACCAAGCCGAAGGTCAAGCAGACCGAGGACTACATAACCGGCCGCTTCGGCTGA